The following are encoded in a window of Armatimonadota bacterium genomic DNA:
- the clpX gene encoding ATP-dependent Clp protease ATP-binding subunit ClpX, which produces MARIGYDRTGERCALCGKSRDQVKKLLVGVYGGICIECVELCNDIIKGESAQSDDFSAIGAVPKPKEIYRILSQYVVGQEKAKRSLSVAVYNHFKRINANMSDVELQKSNIMLIGPTGSGKTLLAQTLAKILNVPFAIADATSLTEAGYVGEDVENILLKLLQAADTGGSVQDTVKNAQRGIIYIDEIDKIARKSDNPSITRDVSGEGVQQALLKILEGTVAAVPPQGGRKHPQQEYVHIDTTNVLFICGGAFDGLEDIIGRRISDNSMGFRAEVKSKIKKNPGEMFKHVLPEDLLKFGLIPEFVGRLPVVSTLDSLDEEALVKILTQPKNALVKQYKKFFEYDGVDLVVTDDALTAIAKESMKRGMGARALRSIIEEVMLNIMYELPSCQDVKKCIITEDTIVNKKEPTLVTLSEVKQAS; this is translated from the coding sequence TTGGCCAGGATCGGTTATGATCGCACCGGCGAGAGGTGCGCGCTCTGCGGCAAGAGCCGCGACCAAGTAAAGAAGCTTCTCGTAGGTGTCTACGGCGGGATATGTATCGAGTGTGTCGAGCTTTGCAACGATATAATAAAAGGCGAATCCGCACAGAGCGATGATTTTTCCGCAATAGGTGCCGTGCCCAAGCCCAAGGAAATTTATCGAATACTCAGCCAGTATGTAGTCGGTCAGGAAAAGGCTAAAAGGTCGCTTTCTGTGGCGGTTTACAACCACTTCAAGCGCATCAATGCCAACATGTCCGATGTCGAACTGCAAAAGTCCAACATTATGCTCATCGGTCCGACCGGCTCGGGCAAGACACTTCTGGCACAGACTCTGGCCAAGATTCTCAACGTGCCGTTTGCCATAGCCGATGCAACATCGCTTACGGAGGCCGGTTATGTCGGCGAGGACGTCGAGAACATTCTGCTCAAACTCCTCCAGGCTGCCGATACGGGCGGAAGCGTTCAGGACACAGTCAAGAACGCCCAGCGGGGCATTATCTACATCGACGAGATCGACAAGATCGCACGCAAATCGGATAATCCTTCGATCACGCGCGATGTCTCCGGCGAAGGCGTGCAGCAGGCTCTGCTTAAAATTCTTGAGGGAACGGTCGCGGCTGTTCCGCCTCAGGGCGGCAGGAAGCACCCTCAGCAGGAATATGTCCACATCGACACCACAAACGTTCTCTTCATATGCGGCGGCGCTTTTGACGGCCTCGAAGATATAATCGGACGTAGAATATCCGATAATTCCATGGGCTTCCGCGCCGAGGTCAAGAGCAAGATCAAGAAAAACCCGGGCGAGATGTTCAAGCATGTGCTGCCCGAAGACCTCCTGAAGTTCGGGCTGATACCTGAGTTCGTCGGCAGGCTCCCTGTCGTATCTACTCTGGACTCGCTCGATGAAGAAGCTCTGGTCAAGATACTGACTCAACCCAAGAACGCGCTTGTCAAGCAGTATAAGAAGTTCTTCGAATACGATGGCGTCGATCTTGTAGTAACCGATGACGCTCTTACAGCGATTGCAAAAGAGTCGATGAAGCGTGGAATGGGTGCCAGAGCGCTTCGCTCCATCATCGAAGAAGTCATGCTTAATATCATGTATGAGCTGCCTTCATGCCAGGATGTTAAGAAGTGCATCATTACAGAAGATACTATCGTCAACAAGAAGGAACCCACGCTCGTCACTCTGAGCGAGGTTAAGCAAGCGTCGTAG
- the lon gene encoding endopeptidase La: MAYLDHDSQDDISQALSGLQMPRKLPRILPVLPVRDSVYFPHMLFPLFLGREKSIRALDHALEKNRYLLLVAQKEVSVEDPTPDDVYWVGTVVEVMQVLRVPDGTVRVTLEGIERAQITKFVHTDPFFKARVRILSSREVTGSNVEALMRSVVSTFDQIVQNQGGYNGHPIPPELMMNVAGIEEPGKLVDTIIPHLPIKTEIKQDVLETVDVIGRLEKLNTLLQKEMEVLDIQRNIRSRVEKEMGEMQREYILREQLKAIQQELGDRDGHTSEGDDYKARIAEAKMPEDVESKAMKELDRLDKMPFASPEGAVIRNYLDWLIALPWAAWTEESLDIAEAETVLDSDHFGLDKVKERVLEFLAVRKLAKDIKGPILCFVGPPGVGKTSIGKSIAKSMGRKFYRLSLGGVRDEAEIRGHRRTYVGALPGRIIQGIKQVGARNPVFMLDEIDKIGADFRGDPSSALLEALDPEQNDSFSDHYLEVPFNLRDVMFITTANVLETIPPALRDRMEIIRFSGYIEDEKLEIAKRFILPKQIKENGLTSDLLSIQDSAMRHIIRDYTREAGVRNMERAVGTVCRKVAKEVATGKKTKTTVREKDVKTYLGPQKYHFGRAEEKDEVAVVTGLAYTEFGGDVISIETVLMKSDKGNLILTGQLGDVMKESAQAALTYVRSRARILGIDEEFSSRTDIHIHVPEGAVPKDGPSAGVTIATAIASALTKRPVRKDVAMTGEITLRGRVLPIGGVKEKVLAAHRAGIRTVILPKENENDIEDIPSNVRDEMTFHLVDHADEVLNLALIQVTAQP; the protein is encoded by the coding sequence ATGGCTTATTTGGATCATGACAGTCAGGATGATATTTCACAAGCGCTGAGCGGTCTGCAAATGCCTCGCAAGCTGCCGAGAATCCTGCCGGTGCTTCCGGTCAGGGACAGCGTCTACTTCCCGCATATGCTTTTCCCGCTCTTTCTGGGCAGAGAAAAGTCTATACGAGCGCTCGATCATGCGCTTGAAAAGAACCGGTATCTGCTTCTTGTCGCACAGAAAGAAGTCTCCGTCGAGGACCCGACACCTGACGACGTCTACTGGGTCGGAACTGTTGTCGAGGTTATGCAGGTCCTGCGCGTGCCGGACGGCACAGTCCGCGTAACCCTCGAGGGCATCGAAAGGGCGCAGATCACAAAGTTTGTCCACACCGATCCGTTCTTCAAGGCCAGAGTCCGCATCTTGAGCAGCCGTGAAGTCACAGGGTCTAATGTGGAAGCCCTGATGCGCAGCGTCGTATCGACATTCGATCAGATCGTTCAGAACCAGGGCGGCTATAACGGTCACCCGATTCCCCCTGAACTGATGATGAATGTGGCTGGTATAGAAGAGCCGGGCAAGCTTGTCGATACGATTATTCCTCATCTGCCCATCAAGACAGAGATCAAGCAAGACGTGCTGGAGACGGTCGACGTGATCGGACGGCTGGAAAAGCTCAACACACTGCTGCAAAAAGAGATGGAGGTGCTGGATATCCAGCGCAATATCCGCAGTCGTGTTGAAAAAGAAATGGGTGAAATGCAGCGTGAGTATATACTCCGCGAGCAGTTGAAGGCGATCCAGCAGGAGCTTGGCGACCGCGACGGACACACGAGCGAGGGCGATGATTATAAGGCAAGGATAGCCGAAGCCAAAATGCCCGAGGATGTCGAGTCCAAGGCGATGAAAGAGCTTGATCGGCTCGACAAGATGCCGTTTGCGTCGCCCGAGGGGGCCGTTATTCGCAATTATCTCGATTGGCTGATTGCGCTGCCCTGGGCTGCGTGGACAGAAGAGTCGCTGGATATAGCAGAGGCTGAGACAGTCCTGGACTCAGATCATTTCGGGCTGGACAAAGTCAAAGAACGCGTGCTCGAATTTCTGGCTGTCCGCAAGCTGGCAAAAGATATCAAGGGACCGATCCTGTGCTTTGTGGGACCTCCCGGTGTCGGCAAGACCAGCATCGGCAAGTCAATCGCAAAGTCCATGGGGCGCAAGTTTTACAGGCTCTCACTCGGCGGTGTGCGTGACGAGGCTGAAATTCGCGGGCACCGGCGCACGTATGTCGGCGCGCTCCCCGGCAGGATCATACAGGGGATCAAACAGGTAGGGGCTCGAAATCCCGTCTTCATGCTCGACGAGATAGACAAGATCGGCGCTGATTTCAGGGGAGACCCGTCATCGGCTCTGCTGGAGGCTCTGGACCCTGAGCAGAACGATTCTTTCAGTGATCACTATCTTGAAGTGCCGTTCAATCTGCGGGATGTGATGTTTATCACCACCGCGAATGTGCTAGAAACGATTCCGCCGGCTCTGCGGGACAGAATGGAGATTATCAGGTTCTCCGGCTATATCGAGGACGAGAAGCTGGAGATTGCAAAGCGTTTCATTCTTCCCAAACAGATAAAAGAAAACGGGCTAACGAGTGATCTGCTTTCCATTCAAGACTCGGCAATGCGGCACATAATTCGTGACTACACGCGTGAAGCCGGAGTGCGCAACATGGAGCGCGCGGTCGGCACTGTCTGCCGCAAAGTCGCAAAGGAAGTCGCAACCGGAAAGAAGACAAAGACCACCGTCCGCGAGAAGGATGTCAAGACCTATCTGGGACCGCAGAAGTATCACTTTGGCCGGGCCGAGGAGAAGGATGAAGTGGCCGTCGTTACGGGTCTTGCATATACCGAGTTCGGCGGAGACGTAATCTCAATTGAGACGGTGCTCATGAAGTCGGATAAGGGCAATCTTATCTTGACGGGTCAGTTGGGCGATGTCATGAAGGAATCGGCTCAGGCCGCGCTGACATATGTCCGCTCTCGGGCGCGAATCCTGGGTATCGATGAGGAGTTCAGTTCGCGCACTGATATACATATTCATGTTCCTGAGGGAGCTGTGCCCAAGGACGGGCCTTCCGCAGGTGTCACTATCGCTACGGCAATAGCGTCTGCGCTCACAAAGCGCCCAGTACGCAAAGACGTGGCAATGACCGGCGAGATTACTCTGCGGGGACGTGTCTTGCCCATAGGCGGGGTCAAAGAAAAAGTTCTCGCGGCTCACAGAGCAGGTATTCGGACTGTAATCCTGCCAAAGGAGAACGAGAACGATATTGAGGACATTCCATCGAATGTTCGGGACGAGATGACCTTCCATCTGGTCGATCATGCCGATGAAGTGTTGAACTTGGCTTTGATCCAGGTAACGGCTCAACCTTAG
- a CDS encoding DUF305 domain-containing protein, translating into MKYLGVTLLALMFAAVPTIAFAECGCEPACPAPCPSTCPAPCPTTTCPTCPAEPANIGAGPCADLADLCGCDFDQAFMRLMYQQHSDIAALATQGIQLSTDKGIRDLSGKIRYEQTKQSQKLSYWAQKAGMCTLNADYNRIQGVMDSLKQCCGGDYNVPYVKTMIGLLEQNRDAAQLALSKATVPGLRDQARIVVNSTSKEIVALQNWLSRYGEVCPVCPSSVGAGPSCPAATCPAPCPTTCPTPCPTPCPTCP; encoded by the coding sequence ATGAAATATCTAGGCGTCACGTTGCTGGCGTTGATGTTTGCAGCCGTTCCAACAATAGCATTCGCAGAATGTGGGTGTGAACCGGCGTGCCCTGCGCCATGCCCTAGTACTTGCCCGGCACCATGTCCGACGACAACATGTCCGACATGCCCTGCCGAGCCGGCCAATATCGGCGCTGGGCCGTGTGCAGACCTGGCAGATCTGTGTGGATGCGATTTCGACCAGGCATTTATGAGACTGATGTATCAACAGCACAGTGATATCGCTGCGCTTGCCACTCAGGGAATACAGTTGTCTACAGACAAAGGCATAAGAGACTTGTCAGGCAAGATTCGTTATGAGCAAACTAAGCAGAGCCAAAAGCTCTCTTACTGGGCACAAAAAGCGGGAATGTGCACACTGAACGCGGATTATAACAGGATTCAGGGTGTAATGGACAGTCTGAAGCAGTGCTGCGGCGGCGACTATAACGTTCCATATGTCAAGACAATGATCGGCTTACTGGAACAAAACAGGGATGCGGCACAGCTTGCGCTATCCAAGGCGACCGTGCCGGGACTTCGTGATCAGGCAAGGATTGTTGTGAACTCGACATCGAAGGAAATCGTCGCTCTCCAAAACTGGCTGTCGAGGTATGGCGAGGTCTGTCCGGTATGTCCGTCATCTGTGGGGGCTGGACCAAGCTGTCCGGCAGCAACCTGCCCTGCCCCTTGCCCGACGACATGTCCTACGCCTTGTCCTACGCCTTGTCCTACATGCCCATAA
- a CDS encoding FecR domain-containing protein, translated as MSSNKLPPNDPVELLNEHYEDIKMRESYRRELQKRTRDIVAARRRSPIIRWTFSLGACAALIATILVAGRLMYSGPKDIPTAPVHKQIALSTNNTKRPAAHIRKNAVASAGHPNTGNCMHHTAGTTDNINLPGKKPYAEDTVKTAHKPVCYGPPVVALTNVIGNVTNGQGIFIAKGERIAVGTAIRTGKGGRATLVTLKGSEINLDSNTELLFTSAKVAKIVRGRLYCANHDKEIARIDTPAGRVVLLGTVVDTNVVRDDAVAVTVVEGKVRLSNRHGDALVNAGSQSLLMAYLAPKPGKAVNTYKETSWYHGRGDYQSDFGDIAYTVNREKGLITEIWTVKSDGTNRHRIASFIGWATEIGPWLPGERWLSISLISALWTTPDIKNRSANTGNGHPIIKDRVLLLDAATGKSIQFDLPESYRPFYSAFAPDPTLVAFSGTYYPNADSYKDAGSGLWLYDRKTLEVTKLLSGNIKTAPAWAPDSRHIAISSGQGYTNEHNLVIIDTQTGQTQDIGINGAGACFSPNGKKIAFSSDFQKGGSWYAGVPMSGGIFALDLTRRADAVRLSPENVWATRPRWSPDGSRILYITGDNKVCVVNSDGTGAREVYCSQQDNISKASWDSTGNLIFVTDQNYRTGTANTVLVGSDGSGVKKTFSQACTANQLTNKDNAQSDAACSAINEAIFQYAMGNIYAFEGNLDAEDRSYGRAANIFSKLVWDYPLSGLCTDDVLKYSEAADKKTWRPDSEALFDCCTKRICYLGDALVNAAAKYHQFPPNLSTGLEWASNLCWQSDWLSSSDKKHVMMLGTCPGTVDQAAEAYVYNIPADGKEPEVGQVIVSCPLHTDNTITWSEYDHQIVNPHLITDAKPGAVCKVANGLPYWLENVGTGGLTIIHHMIGNTYEVQGEAKLLPTGRIYTNESLKIADNEGDIAQDIDSAGRLDWGNLSSDDTEQSFADLDFCRAVAKFEAGLPVTELDGKGNIFKTMDGEPARLLYCGSPRGSCGAIGSDLRFELIGSEKIYLYQLKPSGRFNVTGTVKVQQTGQVCTDGWIDKDGNVISTQKN; from the coding sequence ATGAGCAGCAATAAACTTCCTCCAAACGATCCTGTAGAACTACTCAATGAGCACTACGAGGATATAAAAATGCGAGAGAGCTATCGACGCGAACTGCAGAAAAGGACGCGTGATATAGTGGCCGCGCGGCGTCGCAGCCCGATAATCCGCTGGACATTCAGCCTTGGGGCATGTGCGGCTTTGATTGCAACTATTCTGGTGGCGGGCAGGCTTATGTATTCGGGGCCAAAGGATATACCGACGGCCCCGGTGCATAAGCAGATTGCGCTCAGCACAAATAACACAAAGAGACCTGCCGCACACATTCGGAAGAACGCTGTTGCATCGGCAGGACACCCAAACACCGGAAATTGCATGCATCATACAGCCGGGACGACGGACAATATTAATTTGCCGGGAAAGAAACCATATGCGGAAGATACTGTAAAAACGGCTCATAAGCCGGTTTGCTATGGCCCGCCGGTTGTGGCTCTTACAAATGTTATAGGGAACGTTACAAATGGGCAGGGAATATTTATCGCGAAAGGCGAAAGAATCGCGGTAGGAACTGCAATCAGGACCGGGAAAGGTGGCCGCGCCACTCTCGTCACGCTAAAGGGCAGTGAGATCAACCTCGATTCCAACACAGAGCTTCTCTTTACATCCGCCAAGGTTGCGAAGATTGTCCGCGGCAGGTTATATTGCGCCAACCATGACAAGGAGATCGCGCGGATAGACACACCCGCCGGTCGTGTAGTGCTGCTGGGCACTGTGGTAGATACGAATGTGGTGCGAGATGACGCAGTGGCTGTGACTGTTGTGGAGGGCAAAGTAAGACTGTCCAACAGGCATGGCGACGCATTGGTAAATGCAGGGAGTCAATCATTGCTGATGGCATACCTGGCGCCAAAGCCGGGCAAGGCTGTCAACACCTACAAAGAGACCTCCTGGTATCATGGCCGGGGCGATTATCAGTCCGACTTTGGGGATATCGCATATACAGTAAATCGTGAAAAAGGACTTATCACCGAAATATGGACTGTAAAATCTGATGGCACCAACAGACACCGTATAGCAAGTTTCATTGGATGGGCTACCGAAATAGGACCATGGCTGCCGGGCGAGCGATGGCTGAGTATCAGTCTGATCAGCGCACTATGGACCACACCAGATATCAAGAACCGGTCAGCAAATACCGGCAACGGGCATCCAATCATAAAAGACAGAGTTTTGCTTTTGGACGCTGCAACGGGAAAGAGCATTCAATTCGATCTGCCCGAATCTTATCGGCCATTTTATTCTGCTTTCGCTCCAGACCCGACACTGGTGGCTTTCAGCGGAACTTACTATCCGAATGCCGACAGCTACAAAGACGCGGGGAGCGGGTTGTGGCTGTATGACAGAAAGACGCTGGAGGTCACTAAATTACTCAGCGGAAATATCAAGACTGCACCAGCCTGGGCTCCTGACAGCAGACATATTGCGATTTCATCCGGTCAAGGCTATACAAACGAGCACAACCTGGTTATCATCGACACGCAAACCGGACAAACACAAGATATTGGTATCAATGGAGCAGGTGCCTGTTTCTCACCGAACGGCAAAAAAATAGCATTCTCCAGTGACTTTCAGAAAGGAGGCTCATGGTATGCAGGTGTGCCGATGAGCGGTGGAATATTTGCTCTGGACTTGACCAGAAGAGCCGATGCAGTAAGGTTGTCACCTGAAAACGTATGGGCAACAAGACCACGCTGGTCGCCAGACGGCTCTCGCATACTATATATTACAGGAGACAACAAGGTATGCGTCGTGAACTCCGATGGCACTGGAGCCAGAGAGGTGTATTGTTCTCAGCAAGATAATATCTCAAAAGCATCGTGGGATTCGACCGGTAATCTGATCTTCGTAACAGATCAAAATTATCGAACAGGCACGGCTAACACAGTTTTAGTCGGCTCGGACGGATCGGGAGTAAAGAAAACATTCAGCCAAGCCTGCACGGCAAATCAGCTTACGAACAAAGATAATGCCCAGTCTGATGCGGCTTGCTCAGCAATTAATGAAGCTATCTTCCAATATGCGATGGGAAACATTTATGCGTTCGAAGGCAATCTAGATGCTGAAGACCGCAGCTACGGTCGCGCGGCGAACATCTTTTCAAAGCTGGTATGGGATTATCCTTTATCCGGGCTGTGTACGGATGATGTTTTGAAATACTCCGAAGCTGCAGATAAAAAAACATGGCGACCAGACAGTGAAGCCCTTTTCGATTGCTGTACCAAACGTATCTGCTATCTTGGTGATGCATTAGTAAACGCAGCGGCAAAGTATCATCAGTTTCCGCCAAATCTTTCCACAGGACTTGAATGGGCGTCGAATTTGTGCTGGCAGTCCGACTGGCTTTCAAGCAGCGACAAAAAGCATGTAATGATGCTCGGAACATGTCCAGGGACAGTTGATCAAGCCGCCGAAGCATATGTCTACAACATTCCTGCTGATGGTAAGGAGCCTGAGGTCGGCCAAGTAATTGTCAGTTGCCCGCTTCATACAGACAACACAATTACATGGAGCGAATATGACCATCAGATTGTTAATCCTCATTTGATTACTGACGCTAAGCCTGGCGCAGTGTGCAAGGTTGCTAACGGTCTTCCCTACTGGCTCGAGAATGTAGGAACTGGCGGCTTGACGATCATCCATCATATGATCGGCAACACATATGAGGTGCAGGGAGAGGCAAAACTTCTGCCGACAGGCAGGATCTACACAAATGAGAGCCTCAAGATTGCAGACAATGAAGGTGACATCGCACAAGATATCGATTCGGCAGGCAGACTGGACTGGGGCAACTTGTCATCCGACGATACTGAACAATCATTTGCTGACTTAGATTTCTGCCGGGCAGTCGCCAAGTTTGAGGCAGGTCTGCCGGTTACTGAGCTTGATGGCAAAGGCAATATCTTCAAGACTATGGATGGTGAACCAGCAAGGCTTCTATACTGCGGTTCTCCGAGAGGATCATGCGGCGCAATCGGATCTGACCTGCGATTTGAGTTGATCGGATCGGAAAAGATATATCTCTATCAACTCAAGCCCAGCGGCAGATTCAACGTGACCGGCACTGTAAAAGTTCAGCAAACCGGCCAGGTCTGCACGGATGGCTGGATTGACAAGGATGGAAATGTAATATCGACACAAAAAAACTGA
- a CDS encoding RNA polymerase sigma factor produces the protein MTLDRRPDIAASAEMMNEDEILSRKIAAGDTGAWDDFFDRYAPWAYRFAYHHLNANHADAEDLCSDIMLTAAKSIGKYDPKRGDLDAWLHGIARNRLAHFCRARHIEEPLTEEFCISETALPDLKYAVNRALADLPKRQADALISKYVEGYTTDELAQRTGSTTKAVESLLVRARTAFRTAFGKLMADDPGGDNHEQQ, from the coding sequence GTGACACTGGACAGACGGCCGGATATTGCCGCAAGCGCGGAGATGATGAATGAAGATGAAATTCTTTCGCGTAAAATTGCCGCAGGAGACACCGGCGCCTGGGATGATTTCTTTGATCGCTATGCGCCGTGGGCATATCGTTTTGCATATCATCATCTAAACGCAAACCATGCCGACGCTGAGGATTTATGCTCGGATATAATGCTGACTGCCGCGAAAAGCATCGGCAAGTACGACCCCAAACGCGGCGACCTCGACGCATGGTTGCATGGCATTGCTCGCAATCGTCTGGCCCACTTTTGTCGCGCTCGTCATATCGAAGAGCCTTTGACTGAGGAGTTCTGTATATCGGAAACCGCATTGCCCGATCTTAAGTATGCGGTCAACCGTGCCCTCGCTGATTTGCCGAAAAGACAGGCCGATGCTCTTATATCGAAATATGTAGAGGGCTACACTACAGACGAACTGGCACAAAGGACTGGGAGCACGACAAAGGCAGTTGAATCGCTCCTTGTAAGGGCGCGCACGGCGTTTAGAACGGCATTTGGTAAACTAATGGCCGATGATCCTGGAGGTGACAATCATGAGCAGCAATAA
- a CDS encoding BON domain-containing protein: protein MTLQDEVLAGLVNNAINQDKRLAGQAIAVRVANGDVFLKGIVDTEEDKNLAHLVAGGVAGTRQVIVEELRVKEAPNE, encoded by the coding sequence GTGACACTTCAAGATGAAGTACTTGCTGGGCTTGTCAACAATGCGATAAACCAGGACAAACGTCTGGCCGGTCAGGCGATAGCGGTGCGAGTGGCAAACGGCGATGTATTCCTCAAGGGCATAGTCGATACCGAGGAAGATAAGAACCTTGCTCACCTGGTCGCAGGCGGTGTCGCAGGCACCCGGCAGGTCATTGTAGAAGAACTACGGGTAAAAGAGGCGCCGAATGAGTGA
- a CDS encoding glycosyl transferase family 36 — protein sequence MSDGHFSEDGREYIITRPDTPRPWANYLTNGRYCAICSQTGGGHSFFETSGYNRVTREFPQTVVLQDRPGRYVYLRDAETGEYWTANWQPVCDDTSNFEARHGIGYTQIVRSSHGVESSITYYVPPRDDIEVWMVSIKNISDKKREIQAFPYVKWDLANYIFNATESNFSILFNEASVEDSTIFVSIRYWNITSGSTANPNARWDKWAFMTSSALVEAHDCFEEEFMGMYHNYSNPRAIEEGQLRNSQGLGRDIMASLQHRFVLEPGEEAKFNVLVGVVFHKEAAWSLRDRYNEWDEAERGLAEVNRYWEGYLGRTNAETPSREFNLSFNIWNKYQAWVTSRWTRMDSYYVGGGSIIGFRDSWQDMLAILPNDLAWARERVIYMLEHQFPDGSTLHNWDPLTNIGVKTGHSDDPMWLVLGVMEYLKESGDLMFLDEAVKYYDSGSETVRMHVLRAIDYTLDHMSERGIPLIMAADWNDGLDYVGRQGRGESAMVAAHLAWMLREVAALMWFVGSDAQAQKYVEERDKLIRNINLHLWDGEWYIRGTRDDGEAFGSSRNIEGRIYINAQSWMIIGTAAPKNRALRCMNSVCKHLNTPYGPALFLPAYRQPDPKLGIITRFAPGTKENGTVFCHPVAWAIMAECILGRGDQAYEYWKEVSFVHRGEQDENTYKVDPYVYCEYIHGPDSKYYGQGEFSWMTGAAAWMWKVALDWILGVRAEIRGLMIDPCIPSEWDSYRVVRRFRRATYEVTVENPEHVSHGVKEIYVDGMSHDSYLLPIFPGGETHQIRVVMGEPTVQIEMTAEIISEEISVSTE from the coding sequence ATGAGTGACGGACACTTCTCCGAGGACGGCAGGGAATACATAATTACTCGCCCCGATACGCCGCGCCCATGGGCAAACTATCTTACCAACGGCCGTTATTGCGCCATATGTTCGCAGACAGGCGGCGGGCATTCGTTCTTTGAGACCTCCGGCTATAACCGCGTGACCCGCGAGTTCCCGCAGACCGTTGTCCTGCAGGACAGACCCGGCAGATATGTCTATTTGAGGGATGCCGAGACGGGAGAGTATTGGACCGCAAACTGGCAGCCGGTTTGTGACGACACCTCGAACTTCGAAGCGCGCCATGGCATAGGATATACGCAAATCGTCCGATCGAGCCATGGCGTCGAGAGCAGCATTACATACTACGTGCCCCCGCGCGATGATATCGAGGTATGGATGGTGTCCATCAAGAATATCTCGGACAAGAAACGCGAAATCCAGGCATTTCCATACGTCAAATGGGACCTGGCAAACTATATATTCAATGCTACTGAATCCAATTTCTCAATACTGTTCAATGAAGCAAGCGTCGAAGACAGCACGATCTTTGTCAGCATCCGCTACTGGAACATAACCTCGGGCTCGACTGCCAATCCGAATGCAAGGTGGGATAAATGGGCATTTATGACATCCAGCGCGCTCGTGGAGGCGCATGACTGCTTTGAAGAAGAGTTTATGGGAATGTATCACAACTACTCGAACCCTCGTGCAATAGAGGAGGGGCAGCTTCGCAACAGTCAGGGTCTTGGCCGGGATATAATGGCCTCGCTGCAGCACAGGTTTGTCCTTGAGCCCGGCGAGGAGGCGAAGTTCAATGTTCTGGTGGGCGTGGTCTTTCACAAGGAAGCCGCCTGGAGCCTTCGTGACAGGTATAATGAGTGGGATGAAGCCGAGCGTGGTCTTGCCGAAGTAAACCGCTACTGGGAGGGCTATCTTGGCCGGACAAACGCCGAAACCCCCAGCCGCGAGTTCAATCTGTCGTTCAACATCTGGAATAAGTATCAGGCCTGGGTGACATCGCGGTGGACCAGGATGGACTCGTATTATGTCGGCGGCGGTTCGATCATCGGATTCCGAGACAGTTGGCAGGACATGCTTGCTATTCTTCCAAATGATCTTGCCTGGGCCAGAGAGCGCGTAATTTATATGCTCGAACACCAGTTTCCTGACGGCAGCACTCTGCACAACTGGGACCCTCTCACCAACATCGGTGTAAAGACGGGCCACTCCGACGACCCGATGTGGCTGGTGCTCGGTGTGATGGAGTATCTGAAAGAGTCGGGCGACCTGATGTTTCTTGACGAGGCCGTCAAATACTACGACAGCGGCTCAGAGACCGTCCGCATGCATGTGCTCAGAGCAATTGACTATACTCTGGACCATATGAGCGAGCGCGGCATTCCTCTAATTATGGCAGCCGATTGGAACGACGGCCTGGACTATGTCGGCAGGCAGGGACGCGGCGAGAGCGCCATGGTGGCGGCGCATCTAGCTTGGATGCTCCGTGAAGTGGCTGCGCTGATGTGGTTTGTAGGCAGCGATGCGCAGGCTCAGAAATATGTGGAAGAAAGAGACAAGCTTATAAGAAATATCAACCTGCATCTGTGGGACGGTGAATGGTATATCAGAGGCACGCGTGATGACGGCGAGGCGTTCGGTTCGTCGCGAAATATCGAGGGCCGCATATATATAAACGCGCAGTCCTGGATGATTATTGGAACTGCAGCGCCTAAAAACCGCGCTCTGCGCTGTATGAACTCAGTATGCAAGCACCTGAACACTCCATACGGCCCGGCATTGTTCCTGCCCGCCTATCGTCAGCCCGACCCGAAACTTGGAATTATAACGCGCTTTGCTCCAGGCACAAAAGAAAACGGCACTGTCTTTTGCCATCCCGTTGCGTGGGCAATAATGGCGGAGTGTATTCTCGGCAGGGGCGATCAGGCTTATGAGTATTGGAAAGAAGTCTCGTTCGTCCACCGCGGCGAGCAGGATGAAAACACATATAAGGTCGATCCGTATGTGTATTGCGAATATATCCATGGTCCCGATTCAAAATACTACGGCCAGGGTGAGTTCAGTTGGATGACCGGCGCCGCTGCGTGGATGTGGAAAGTCGCTCTCGACTGGATACTTGGCGTTCGTGCGGAGATAAGGGGTCTGATGATCGATCCGTGCATACCATCTGAATGGGATTCGTATAGAGTTGTCCGGCGGTTCAGACGGGCGACATATGAAGTGACTGTCGAAAACCCCGAGCATGTATCGCACGGCGTGAAGGAGATATACGTCGACGGCATGAGCCACGATTCTTATCTTCTGCCGATATTTCCCGGCGGCGAAACGCATCAGATACGTGTTGTTATGGGGGAACCCACAGTTCAGATTGAGATGACGGCTGAGATAATATCCGAAGAGATCAGTGTATCGACTGAATGA